GAATAGATGATGGATTTCCATATTGTTCTTTGAGATAAGGCAGCATTGAATCTAAAACAGATTCATGAATTTTAGTGGATGCAGCATTATCAAGATAAATCAATCTGCAATCACATTGATTTTTCCTGGTTTATACCCTTCCTGATCAATTTCAACTGAACTAAATCCAACGAGTTTTAATTTTTCAGTAATTTGTTCTAAAATAGATTCATCAAATATAGATATCATGTCTTTATCAACTTCAATTTTGGCAGAACCATTTAGATCTCGAACTCTCACATGTTTTAGTTTTGTAAGTTGTTTGACAATTGTTTCACCAAATTCTATTCGAGTTAATTTTTCTGCGGTAACTCTTTGTCCCCAAGGGATACGCGATGCCAAACAAGAATTAGATGGTTTATCAAACACAGATAATCCAACAGATTTTGCTGCATCCCTAATTTTAGATTTCGAGAATCCCGTCTCAACAAGAGGGCTTCTAATCCCATATTGTTTCAGTGCTTCAATCCCAGGCCTATAATCTCCTAAATCATCAATATTTGTACCGTCAACAATAATCTGCACACCATGTTCTTTTGCTAATTCAATCAGATGATCTCCCAACTCCATTCGACAGTGAAAGCATCGATCTGAATCATTTTTTGTAAAATATTCATTTTCAAGCTCATTGTAATCCAAGAAAAGTTGTCTAATTCCTATCTCAGTACAAACATCCTTGGCAGTAGTCAGTTCTTCCTCAGACAACGTTTTGTAATCAGCAGTAAC
The nucleotide sequence above comes from Nitrosopumilus sp.. Encoded proteins:
- the larE gene encoding ATP-dependent sacrificial sulfur transferase LarE translates to MTDLDELVNWFEDKNKVMVALSGGVDSALVAYAAFQKLGDSAIAVTADYKTLSEEELTTAKDVCTEIGIRQLFLDYNELENEYFTKNDSDRCFHCRMELGDHLIELAKEHGVQIIVDGTNIDDLGDYRPGIEALKQYGIRSPLVETGFSKSKIRDAAKSVGLSVFDKPSNSCLASRIPWGQRVTAEKLTRIEFGETIVKQLTKLKHVRVRDLNGSAKIEVDKDMISIFDESILEQITEKLKLVGFSSVEIDQEGYKPGKINVIAD